From a single Candoia aspera isolate rCanAsp1 chromosome 2, rCanAsp1.hap2, whole genome shotgun sequence genomic region:
- the WARS2 gene encoding tryptophan--tRNA ligase, mitochondrial, translated as MAAPVSALRSLHLVQNKGLKRIFSGIQPTGIPHLGNYFGVITSWVKLQEECSSVLYSIVDLHSLTIPREPTVLRENILDITAVLLACGITPQKCFLFQQSQVPEHAQLCWVLGCLTGIPHLEHFPQWKLKNASQASGGTVGLFTYPVLQAADILLYKSTHVPVGEDQILHLELTQDTARRFNKKYGEFFPVPKALLTTTKRVKSLRDPTSKMSKSDPHKLATVGITDSPEEIKLKFRKAITDFTSEVTYDPEHRPGVSNLVAIHSAATGLSKEEVVEQSIGLDTAHYKAVVAEAVIEKLAPVRNEFKRLKEDRRYLEEVLWSGAEKARELASPVYWEIKRLVGLH; from the exons aacaaaggtctgaaaagaATTTTCTCAGGAATTCAACCAACTGGGATTCCTCATCTGGGGAATTATTTTGGTGTCATCACAAGTTGGGTGAAGCTACAGGAAGAATGTAGTTCTGTATTATACAGCATTGTGGACCTCCACTCCCTCACCATCCCAAGGGAGCCAACTGTTTTACGTGAAAACATCCTAGACATCACCGCTGTTCTCCTGGCCTGTGGCATAACCCCCCAAAAGTGCTTCCTTTTCCAGCAGTCCCAG GTGCCTGAACATGCTCAGCTTTGCTGGGTCTTAGGGTGTTTGACAGGCATCCCACATCTGGAACATTTTCCCCAGTGGAAG CTTAAGAATGCCAGCCAGGCCAGTGGAGGAACAGTTGGCCTCTTCACCTATCCTGTCCTCCAAGCGGCAGATATTCTTCTCTACAA GTCAACACATGTTCCTGTTGGAGAAGATCAAATCCTCCACTTGGAGCTGACTCAAGATACAGCCCGCCGCTTCAATAAGAAATATGGGGAATTCTTTCCAGTGCCCAAAGCCCTTTTAA CCACAACAAAAAGGGTGAAGTCCCTCAGAGATCCCACATCCAAGATGTCAAAATCAGACCCTCATAAATTAGCCACGGTGGGCATCACTGATAGTCCCGAGGAGATAAAGCTGAAATTTCGCAAGGCTATCACAGACTTTACCTCTGAAGTGACCTACGATCCTGAACACCGCCCTGGGGTCTCCAATCTTGTGGCCATTCACTCTGCTGCAACAGGACTCAGCAAAGAGGAAGTAGTAGAACAGAGTATTGGCCTAGATACGGCCCATTACAAGGCAGTGGTGGCTGAAGCGGTCATCGAAAAACTTGCACCAGTTAGGAATGAGTTCAAGAGACTAAAAGAAGACAGACGTTACCTGGAGGAGGTTCTATGGTCTGGAGCAGAAAAAGCCAGAGAACTTGCAAGTCCTGTATATTGGGAAATTAAAAGATTGGTGGGGTTGCACTGA